In Pedosphaera parvula Ellin514, the genomic stretch GAATGACCCAGGCGGATTCGGTGTTGAAAGCCGCCAACCCGGCCCGGACATCGGCGACTTCCTCGACCGGGAAATGGGTCATGATGCCCACAATCCGCAGGTTGGGCAGGCGGAGCAGAGCCAACGCGTCGGCTTTGCCGGCATCGGCCTTGAGTTCGATGCCGTTGCGGCTCATGCCGGCGGAGTTCAGCGCCAGGTGATAGCGGAGGATGATGTGATGCCGGTGCGCGAGCACGGATACGTCCTCCGCCAGCGTGAGGCTTCCCAGCAGCTCTTCGATGTCGTAAGGCAGTGCCGCTTCAATTTCCGCCGGGGTAGCCGTCCGCAGGCGCATGAGTTTCCCTTTGTACCCGGCGGCCCGTGCTTTAGCCGCTTCTTCATTCGAGGTGACGCCAACATAGGGGATCGCGGCTCGGCTAATCGCCGGGATCAGCATTGCGATTCCGTGCCCGTAGGCATCGGCCTTCATCACCGCACAAACCTGCGTGTTCGGGCCGACCAGTTTCTTCATTTCCGCAAGATTGTGTTCGAACGCGGGCTGGGAGATCTCGAGCCAGGCGTGGGCGTTCTGCGCGGTCGGCGTTGGCAGCGGGGTGGTGGTGTGGCAGGCGGTGAGCAGCAGCAACGCGAGGAAGCCTGAGGCGGTGCGTTTGAAATTCATGGGCCGGACTATCAAACAGTTTTCGTCGAACCGCAATCTCTGTTTTCTCTAAAAGGGGTCACCCAAAAAAGGGTCCTAACTATTTACACAACCACAAATTTCAAACGGTGGCGGGAAAAATAATTATACCGAATGCCGGAAGAAATTTCCGACTGGCAGGAGGAATTTTAATTTGAGGCAAGGCGGAGACGCAGGCGCTATCTGGAGAATATCTCCGGTCCCGCGACCTGCCGAATCAACCCATCTCATAAGCTCGAGTTGAAACGGCAGGCCACTGATAACCGGTTGAAAAACGTCAGCGATTACGCAAGATCGAAGCGATCCAGGTTCATCACTTTGCTCCACGCCGCGACAAACTCGTGGACGAACTGCTTCTCCGCATCGGAACTTCCGTAGACTTCAGCGAGCGCCCGTAGCAGGGAGTTCGAACCGAAGATGAGGTCGGCACGTGTGCCGGTCCACTTGACTGCGCCTGTTTTGCGATCGCGGCCTTCAAACACGTCCGCGTCCTTCGAGGTTGGCTTCCATTCTGTGCACATGTCGAGGAGGTTCACAAAGAAGTCGTTGGTCAGCGATTCCGGACACTTGGTGAAGACACCATGCTGCGTGCCACCGGCGTTCGTCTTCAAAACGCGCATGCCCCCCACGAGCACTGTCATTTCGGGCGCGGTCAGGGTCAGCAATTGCGCCTTGTCGATCAGCAACGCCTCGGCTGGCACGGTGTATTTGCCCTTCAAGTAATTCCGGAAGCCGTCCGCGACGGGTTCGAGCGCGGCGAAAGAGGCTGCGTCAGTTTGCTCCGCGGTAGCGTCCATGCGACCTGGTGTGAAGGGAACTGTCACCGTGTGCCCGGCGTTTTTCGCTGCCTGCTCAACGCCTGCACAGCCGCCCAGCACGATCAAGTCCGCCAGCGAGACCTTCTTGCCGTTGGTTACTGCGCTGTTGAACGCGCTCTGGATGCCTTCCAGGGTTTTGAGCACCTTGGCCAATTGGGCGGGATTGTTGACTTCCCAATCCTTCTGCGGTGCCAGACGAACGCGAGCACCGTTCGCTCCACCGCGCTTGTCTGAGCCACGGAACGTCGAGGCCGACGCCCAAGCCGTGGAAACCAGTTCCGAAACGGACAGGCCGGAAGCCAGGATCTTGGCTTTCAAGGAGGCGACGTCCTGCGCATCGATTAATTTGTGATTCACTGCGGGAATCGGGTCCTGCCAGATGAGTACTTCCGCGGGGACTTCCGAGCCGAGGTAACGTGCGCGCGGGCCCATGTCGCGGTGTGTCAGCTTGAACCATGCCCGGGCGAACGCATCGGCGAACTGCTCGGGATGCTCCAGGAAACGCCGCGAGATTTTTTCGTAAGCAGGGTCGAACCGCAGGGCAAGGTCCGTCGTCAGCATGGCTGGTGCGATCTTTTTCGACGCGTCGTGCGCATGAGGCACCGTGCCGGTGCCCGCGCCATTCTTCGGTTTCCATTGTTGTGCGCCGGCCGGGCTCTTCGTCAATTCCCACTCGTAGCCGAAAAGGTTCTGGAAAAAGTTGTTGCTCCACCTCGTGGGTGTCGTGGTCCAGGTGACTTCCAGGCCGCTGGTGATCGCGTCACCTGCATGGCCAGTGCCGAAGCTGCCTCTCCAACCAAGGCCCATCTCTTCGATTCCGGCCCCTTCCGGCTCAGCTCCCACATGGGACGCCGGACCGGCGCCGTGGGTTTTGCCGAAGGTGTGGCCACCCGCGATCAGTGCCACTGTCTCTTCGTCGTTCATCGCCATGCGGGCGAAGGTTTCACGAATGTCCCGCGCCGCGGCAACCGGATCAGGATTGCCGTTCGGGCCTTCCGGGTTCACGTAAATGAGTCCCATCTGCACGGCCGCGAGTGGGTTCTCAAGCTGCCGGTCGCCAGTGTAACGCTTGTCAGCCAGCCAGGTCGTCTCCATGCCCCAATAAACATCGTGATCCGGCTCCCAAGTGTCCTCACGTCCGCCAGCGAAACCGAATGTCTTGAAGCCCATCGTTTCGAGTGCGACATTCCCAGTCAGGATCATCAAGTCGGCCCAGGAAATCTTTTGCCCATACTTTTGCTTGATCGGCCAGAGCAGGCGGCGCGCCTTGTCGAGGCTCGCGTTGTCCGGCCAGCTGTTGAGCGGCGCAAAGCGTTGCTGACCACGGCCACCGCCGCCGCGACCGTCACCAGTGCGGTAGGTGCCCGCGCTGTGCCATGCCATGCGGATGAACAAAGGTCCGTAATGGCCGAAATCCGCCGGCCACCAATCCTGCGAGTCAGTCATGAGCTTTGCGAGATCCTTCTTCAACGCTGCCAGGTCGAGGCTCTTGAATTCTTTCTTGTAGTCGAATTCCTTGCCCATCGGATTGGACTTGGAGGAATGCTGGTGCAGCAGGTCGACCTTCAACTGGTTCGGCCACCAGGTATGGTTCACGGTGCCACCGCCCACGGCGTGGTGAAAAGGACATTTGGATTCGGTTGAGGATTCGGTTGACATAATTTTCTCTATTGGATCGTTGAATTAAATTCTCTGGAACTGTTGTCAATGTTGAACGTGGGCGCGTTGACGCATGCGGCTATGCAACCTGCATGGAGCACGCGACCGGCCAAACTCGTGTTTCGGACAGGAATAGTTGTACCAAACACTAATGATATGCAAGCAGGTTTCGATGAACTCAAGAGGATTGCCCTTACTTTTGATCGCGCACACGGAGGTCTCATTGCCCGGGCATGTGTGCCAAAATTAAAAAGGTTCACACGGCTGACACCCTTTGCTTCGCGCGAACCCGAAAAGCCACCAGTTCTTGATATTGTAATATTATTCCAATCGCACTCCCCTTTGGCACGCCCTTCTTATTCCCATTCTGAGTGTTCATCGTTTTCTGCTGCCAAAAATTTCTTTCTTGGTTTGTCTTGTATTGGATTAAGTGCAAAAATGGTCGGGCAAAATTAACGAATCACAAATGTCGCCTGTTACTCACCTGCTTGCCAGTTGGATCATCGCTGCCAAAACGACAAATAATCCCCGTGACTGCCGGCTTGTGACCTTGGCCGGCATTTTGCCTGACGCAGATGGGCTTGGAATGATTGTGGATGTCGTCAACAATGCAGTCCGACACACGGAAGACTTCTTTTACTACGGAAAATATCACCACTGGCTTTGGCATGGTGCCTTCGGCGCGATTCTGACAGCCATGTTGCTCGCCTGCTTCGCCCGCCAACGCTGGCGGGTCTAGTTGCTGTGCCTGCTTGTCTTTCACCTTCATTTGCTGTGCGACCTGATCGGTTCGCGCGGCCCTTCGCCCGCCGATGTGTGGCGAATCTATTATCTCGGCCCATTCTCATTTCATGGGATGATCGTCTGGCAAGGACAATGGCCGCTGGACGGCTGGCAAAACCGGATCATTGCCGTGACGCTATTTGTTTGGGCTCTTTGGCTTGCGTCAGAACGCGAGGATTCGGTCGTGGGTGTTTTCAATCGCCGTGCAGACCGGGTGTTTGTCGGTGTGCTGCGGAAGTGGCGCAATGCCTGGTTGCAAAGAAAACCAAAGTTGCCCGCTGACGAACCAATTTAAAATCGCGCGAACAGGAGATTGGTCCTGGTTACTTTAAACAAGCACGTATTGCAAATACTGGCGGAAAAATAATTCGATCTCTCGTTCAGCCTTTGCCGGCATTCGTGACCTGATTCTTGTCCATTCGCCTCGCCTGGCCACGATGCCAAATGACGCAGCCGGAGCGGCGGGCTTCGGACATGACGATCCCTGGTAGCACGCAACGGCGCGGTGACATCGGACAGCCGGTTGCAACAAGCGCCCGGGCCGTCCAGTTGTTGCAATTGTTGAGCATCGAGTAATGGCCGGTTGCCAGGAAGAAGTTCTCCCTGTGATAGACTGTCGGGAGTGGAACTGGCCTGCCCTGGGCGTTCAAGGCGTAGTAGTCCTGAATATACGCACAGAGGTGTGCCAGGCCGGATTGGGAAACTGGCACGGCAACAATCTCTTTTCCGACGTCTGCATATTCGTCGATGATCGGGCCACTGAAGGCATGAGCAAACAGCACGCTGCCCTTCGAGTCAAACATTGCTCGGAACACAACCCGCATCGTCCAGGGATAGCGGTAACCCTCGCTGTCGCCCCAGCCCACTTCGAGATACTCCGCCTGTGGAAACTCCTTGTGCTCCGGCCAGAGGCCCGAAGGGATGTCCGCTGTACGAATGATGATTCCCGCGTGCAGGCCGCGGTGTATCACGTATACTGTTCTTGGAATTTGCCCCGACTGAGATGGTGCCGCAGACGAACCGTTGACCGGCCAAACGCAGCCGAGACTTGAAAGCGCAAGGATTACCAAAACGCAAAGTAAATTGCCTTTACGGATGAGGTTCATGCTGAATCCTTGGTTCGCTCAAGCATCAACGCAACCTAAACGGATCGTGCATCACTGTCCAAAATAAGTTCGAAAAGTCGTCGCTGAATCGGAGCTTTTATTGGAAACGCCAATGACTATCGAAACAAAAGGGGCGGCCCTCGTTACTTACACAACCACAAATTTCAAATGCTGGCGGAAAAATAATTCGATTCCTTGTTCACCCTTCCTGACCGCAATTCGGTTCGGCCCATAAACCTTCGCGCGATTGCAGCGAGCCTGGACGCAGCACCGCGTTTACCTTTGAGCCCATCCTCCACCTCAACGCGGAAATCCGCCCCTTGCGCGGCAAGAACTTAAGAGATTCGAACCGCTCCTTCGATTGTTAGTTTTTAAAATACTTCGGCAAAAACGCAACACCTCCGCAACCCGCATTGACACATCTCAATCAATCCATATCGCTTTTAGCGGTAATTGCGTTACATTGATAAACTTTATCGTCATGCAAATCCAGGGAACCAGCCAGAAAATCCAAGTGGCCCTAAGTTGTGGCATCCCGCAGGCCCACCCCACCATGAGGAAGCTATGACGATCGCCAGGCGATTGATTATTTTACTGGTAGCGCCGCTCCTGGCGTTTATCGCGCTGGGCATTTTTAACTGGATGGAGGTGGAGAACGTCAAGACCAGGACACGGTTTGTCACCCAGGTGCAAATTCCCAGTCTTGCAACACTGGGAAACGTGATGCGGAGTTTTGCCGAAATGCGGGCGGACGAGCGCGATGTAATCCTGGCAACCAACGATGCGGGGCGCGCCGTTATCGCAGCGGCGTTCAATCGGGAGGAAGTAAATTTGAATGCCCTGTTACAGGAATACGCGGATAACCTGGTTTCGGACGATCGCGATCGCCGCATGATGAACGATTTCCAGGACGCAATGCGGAATTGGATGGCCGGGGCCAGGCAGGTCATGGCTTTTTCTTCTCAAGGCCGCCACGAGGAAGCGCGCGCATATCTCCACAACCAAGTTTTGCCCCTCGGCGACAGGGTCAACGAGGCGACCAGTTCATGGATTCAATACAACCGGCAGTTGGCAGACACCGCTGGCAATTCGGCAATTAATTCCATTGAAGTTTACCGCCGTAACATGGCCATCGCCGCCTGCGTGGCGCTGATATTTTCGGCGCTGGTGGGTTTGGTAACATTTCAGCGGATTGTGGGCCCGATTCGAGGGTTACAGAAAGGGGTCAATGCCATCGCCCGCGGCGATTATGCGCAGGAAATTCCTTTCACGAAGGCGGCGGATGAAACCGGCGACCTCGCGCGCGCGATTGACGTGCTCAAGCAGGGCTCGGCAGCGATGGAGGAACAGCGCTGGGTCAAAGCCAATGCCGCCAAAATCACAGCGGATTTACAAGGCGCGGACTCATTTGCTGATTTTGGGCAACGATTGGTTTCCGGGCTGGTGCCATTGCTGGGCGGCGGCGTGGCGGCGGTTTACTCTTTCGAAGAACATCCCGCGTGTCTTCGGCGCATAGCGGCTTACGGTCTTACCGAGGCGGGGTCTGGTGTTGACTCGTTCAAACCGGGCGAAGGCTTGGTTGGCCAATGCGCGCAGGAACGCAAGCCGATTACACTGACTGATTTACCGCCGGGCTACCTACGTATTGTCTCGGGACTGGGGACGTCGGTGGCGACGCAGTCTTCGGCCTTTCCACTCATCTCGGCTGAAGCTCTGTTGGGCGTGATTGAATTCGCCTCGTTTCACTCCTTCAGTACGCAAGAACAGTCCTTGCTGAAAGAATTGCTGCCGGTTGCAACGATGAATTTGGAAATTTTGCAGCGCAACCTCCACACGCAGGAACTGCTCGAACAAGTCAAGACCACCGAGGAACGCACGCGCCTCATTCTCGATTCCGCCGATGAAGGTATTTACGGAATGGCCACGGATGGGCAGATCACATTTGTGAATACCGCCACTTGTAGAATGTTGGGATTCGCGCCGGAAGAAATGATCGGCCAAAAAGCCCATCCCCTCATCCATCACCACCGGCCCGACGGCAGCCCTTATCCAATCGAAGAATGTCCGATGCGCGCCGCCTGCCAGGCCGGCGAAGTGCGACGCGTGGACGATGAATTTCTCTGGCGCAAGGATGGCACCGGTTTTCCCGTCGAGTATGCAACCACGCCTATTGTCAAAGACGGTAAAATCCTCGGGGCCGTTGTCAGTTTCACCGACATCACCGAGCGCAAGCGCGCTCAGGAGGAACTGGCGTATCGCCTCACGTTCCAGCGCGCACTGCTCGAAAGCATTCCGTATCCGATGTTCGTCAAGGACGCCCACGCGCGTTTTATCAGCTGCAACAAGGCTTACGAACGGGTTTTCAACACCATGGCCGATTTCCTCAAAGGCAAAACAGTTCTCGACCTGGAATATCTGCCCGAAGTCGACCGGCGCAAATTCCACGACGAGGATACCGCCGTCATCCGCGAAGCCAGCCGACGCAGTTATGAATTACCGATTCAATACGCCGACGGCCGGACACACACCACGCTTTATTCCGTTGACGGTTTCAAACTTTGCGACGGCAGCCCCGGCGGATTGATTGGCCTGCTGGTGGATATCAGCGATCAGAAGCGCGTAGCGGAGGAATTGCGTTTGGCCAAGGCGAAGGCCGAGGAAGCCACCCAGATGAAATCCATGTTCCTCGCCAACATGAGCCACGAAATCCGCACCCCGATGAATGCCATCATTGGCCTCTCGCACCTGGCGCTCAAAACCCAGCTCACGCCCAAGCAGCGCGACTACATCGGAAAAGTGCATAACGCCGGCACCTCGCTGCTGGCCGTTATCAACGATATCCTCGACTTTTCCAAGATCGAAGCCGGCAAACTCGATCTTGAGGTGGTCGATTTCAAACTTGATGAGGTCATCACTTCTGTCACCACCTTGACAGCGCAAAAAGCGCATGAAAAGGGACTCGAATTCCTCGCGCACGTCACTCCCGGTATCCCGGAATTTCTCCTGGGCGACCCGCTGCGGCTTGGTCAAATCCTCACAAATTTCGTCAACAACGCCGTCAAATTCACCGAGCGCGGTGAAATCCGGCTCAACATCGAACTCATCGAACGCACCGGGGAAAAACTCCAGCTCAAGTTTTCCGTGCGCGATACAGGTATCGGCATGACCACGGAACAGGCGGCGAAATTGTTCCAGCCGTTCACACAGGCGGACATGTCCACTACCCGCAAGCACGGCGGCACAGGCCTGGGCCTTACTATCTGCCGTCGATTGGTCGAGTTGATGGGCGGACGCATCTGGCTCGAAAGCGAACCAGGCGCTGGAAGCACCTTTTATTTCACCGTTTGGCTGAGCATCGGGAACAGGCAAGGCACAGGTAAAATTATTCCGGAAAAGCTGGCGGAACTCCGTGTGCTGGTGGTGGACGATAATCCTGCTGCCTGTGAAATTTTGGAGGAGCCATTGGCCAATATCGTCAAACGAGTAGACGTGGTGGCCTCTGGTAAAGACGCCATCACTGCGGTCAAACAAAAGGATGCCTCCGAACCTTATGACATCCTGTTCATGGACTGGCGCATGCCGGGCATGGATGGCTTGCAGACCAGCCGATTTATCAAGAGTGACGAAACCTTGCGTCA encodes the following:
- the alr gene encoding alanine racemase, with protein sequence MNFKRTASGFLALLLLTACHTTTPLPTPTAQNAHAWLEISQPAFEHNLAEMKKLVGPNTQVCAVMKADAYGHGIAMLIPAISRAAIPYVGVTSNEEAAKARAAGYKGKLMRLRTATPAEIEAALPYDIEELLGSLTLAEDVSVLAHRHHIILRYHLALNSAGMSRNGIELKADAGKADALALLRLPNLRIVGIMTHFPVEEVADVRAGLAAFNTESAWVIHEGHLDRSKLLLHTANSFATLEVPEARLDLVRPGGALYGDTVPSHTEYQRVLSFKSRVAAINAYPKGNTICYDRTFTLTRDSRLANIPVGYSDGYRRVFSNKANVLIHGHRCPIVGRVTMNTVMVDVTDLADVQKGDEVVLFGKQGAAEITQTELEDISGTILVELYAVWGRVNPTFLVK
- a CDS encoding response regulator, producing the protein MTIARRLIILLVAPLLAFIALGIFNWMEVENVKTRTRFVTQVQIPSLATLGNVMRSFAEMRADERDVILATNDAGRAVIAAAFNREEVNLNALLQEYADNLVSDDRDRRMMNDFQDAMRNWMAGARQVMAFSSQGRHEEARAYLHNQVLPLGDRVNEATSSWIQYNRQLADTAGNSAINSIEVYRRNMAIAACVALIFSALVGLVTFQRIVGPIRGLQKGVNAIARGDYAQEIPFTKAADETGDLARAIDVLKQGSAAMEEQRWVKANAAKITADLQGADSFADFGQRLVSGLVPLLGGGVAAVYSFEEHPACLRRIAAYGLTEAGSGVDSFKPGEGLVGQCAQERKPITLTDLPPGYLRIVSGLGTSVATQSSAFPLISAEALLGVIEFASFHSFSTQEQSLLKELLPVATMNLEILQRNLHTQELLEQVKTTEERTRLILDSADEGIYGMATDGQITFVNTATCRMLGFAPEEMIGQKAHPLIHHHRPDGSPYPIEECPMRAACQAGEVRRVDDEFLWRKDGTGFPVEYATTPIVKDGKILGAVVSFTDITERKRAQEELAYRLTFQRALLESIPYPMFVKDAHARFISCNKAYERVFNTMADFLKGKTVLDLEYLPEVDRRKFHDEDTAVIREASRRSYELPIQYADGRTHTTLYSVDGFKLCDGSPGGLIGLLVDISDQKRVAEELRLAKAKAEEATQMKSMFLANMSHEIRTPMNAIIGLSHLALKTQLTPKQRDYIGKVHNAGTSLLAVINDILDFSKIEAGKLDLEVVDFKLDEVITSVTTLTAQKAHEKGLEFLAHVTPGIPEFLLGDPLRLGQILTNFVNNAVKFTERGEIRLNIELIERTGEKLQLKFSVRDTGIGMTTEQAAKLFQPFTQADMSTTRKHGGTGLGLTICRRLVELMGGRIWLESEPGAGSTFYFTVWLSIGNRQGTGKIIPEKLAELRVLVVDDNPAACEILEEPLANIVKRVDVVASGKDAITAVKQKDASEPYDILFMDWRMPGMDGLQTSRFIKSDETLRHQPHIVLVTAFGREEVREEAERLQLDGFLVKPVTRSMTVDMLVNVFSEASQEISVSVEEEQAAKLRGARILLAEDNDINQQIAVELLEGAGATVNVANNGLEAVGIVFNGPQPPPFDVVLMDLQMPEMDGYQATAKLRADPRFATLPIIAMTAHATIEERQRCIAAGMNDHISKPIDPANLFETVGRFYKPKDVVIPVKPAESTGSPTGDGLPDIEGLDVKDGLNRVMGNEKLYLKLLRQFAEQQGPVAGQIAAALSQGDVGLAGRLAHTLKGVAGNIGAKSLQVASGDLEKLIKERAHDADIETGRLNVSALLDPLLTRLQTALNNTVPQPTAQPDGVASPDQISEAVAQLKSLLAESDPGAADFIQAHRTVLHHLFRDGALVEFEKAVQNYAFSEAEEQLERTSENFFAE
- the katG gene encoding catalase/peroxidase HPI, with the translated sequence MSTESSTESKCPFHHAVGGGTVNHTWWPNQLKVDLLHQHSSKSNPMGKEFDYKKEFKSLDLAALKKDLAKLMTDSQDWWPADFGHYGPLFIRMAWHSAGTYRTGDGRGGGGRGQQRFAPLNSWPDNASLDKARRLLWPIKQKYGQKISWADLMILTGNVALETMGFKTFGFAGGREDTWEPDHDVYWGMETTWLADKRYTGDRQLENPLAAVQMGLIYVNPEGPNGNPDPVAAARDIRETFARMAMNDEETVALIAGGHTFGKTHGAGPASHVGAEPEGAGIEEMGLGWRGSFGTGHAGDAITSGLEVTWTTTPTRWSNNFFQNLFGYEWELTKSPAGAQQWKPKNGAGTGTVPHAHDASKKIAPAMLTTDLALRFDPAYEKISRRFLEHPEQFADAFARAWFKLTHRDMGPRARYLGSEVPAEVLIWQDPIPAVNHKLIDAQDVASLKAKILASGLSVSELVSTAWASASTFRGSDKRGGANGARVRLAPQKDWEVNNPAQLAKVLKTLEGIQSAFNSAVTNGKKVSLADLIVLGGCAGVEQAAKNAGHTVTVPFTPGRMDATAEQTDAASFAALEPVADGFRNYLKGKYTVPAEALLIDKAQLLTLTAPEMTVLVGGMRVLKTNAGGTQHGVFTKCPESLTNDFFVNLLDMCTEWKPTSKDADVFEGRDRKTGAVKWTGTRADLIFGSNSLLRALAEVYGSSDAEKQFVHEFVAAWSKVMNLDRFDLA
- a CDS encoding DUF2459 domain-containing protein, coding for MNLIRKGNLLCVLVILALSSLGCVWPVNGSSAAPSQSGQIPRTVYVIHRGLHAGIIIRTADIPSGLWPEHKEFPQAEYLEVGWGDSEGYRYPWTMRVVFRAMFDSKGSVLFAHAFSGPIIDEYADVGKEIVAVPVSQSGLAHLCAYIQDYYALNAQGRPVPLPTVYHRENFFLATGHYSMLNNCNNWTARALVATGCPMSPRRCVLPGIVMSEARRSGCVIWHRGQARRMDKNQVTNAGKG